The following coding sequences are from one Hymenobacter sp. DG25A window:
- a CDS encoding DoxX-like family protein — protein MHLPALQPVLRYAIAAVWLVNGLLCKVLYLVPRHEAIVARILGPEYAAPLTRLIGFAEIGMGIWVLSGRWLKLNVAAQIALVISMNVLEFLLASDLLLWQHLNIVFAGLFVLLLYYYGWVLTPTPEAVP, from the coding sequence ATGCATCTACCCGCTCTTCAACCAGTTCTTCGCTATGCTATTGCGGCGGTCTGGCTCGTCAACGGCCTGCTGTGCAAAGTGCTGTATCTGGTGCCCCGGCACGAGGCCATTGTAGCCCGCATTCTGGGGCCGGAGTATGCGGCCCCGCTTACGCGCCTTATTGGCTTCGCGGAAATCGGGATGGGTATTTGGGTGCTTAGCGGGCGCTGGCTGAAACTTAATGTGGCTGCCCAGATAGCCCTGGTCATCAGCATGAATGTGCTGGAGTTCTTGCTGGCTTCCGACTTACTTCTCTGGCAGCACCTAAACATTGTTTTTGCTGGTTTATTTGTGCTGCTCCTGTATTACTACGGGTGGGTACTTACCCCAACTCCTGAAGCGGTACCCTAG
- a CDS encoding PhzF family phenazine biosynthesis protein, giving the protein MLLPLYQIDAFADKIFTGNPAGVCPLTQWLPDVLMQAIAAENNVAETAFFVPRAEGNEFDIRWFTPAVEVALCGHATLASAHVLLHHLNFKGEEIIFHSKSGALHVTRGEHNRLTLNFPSNPPRPLPVHPDGLIDGLRATPLNILASPNADLIAVFSTEAEVRALKPNFHHLGKVEYRGVVATAPGTGSVDFVSRFFGPRVGIDEDPVTGSAHTQLIPYWAEKLGKTTLHARQVSARGGDLWCELHGDRVLISGQALTYLKGEIEVG; this is encoded by the coding sequence ATGCTACTTCCGCTGTATCAAATCGACGCTTTTGCAGATAAAATTTTCACCGGTAATCCGGCTGGCGTGTGCCCTCTTACCCAGTGGCTGCCCGATGTGCTGATGCAGGCCATTGCCGCCGAAAACAACGTGGCCGAAACGGCTTTCTTTGTGCCTCGCGCTGAGGGAAATGAGTTTGATATCCGGTGGTTTACGCCGGCTGTAGAGGTAGCGCTTTGCGGCCACGCCACGCTGGCCTCGGCCCACGTGCTGCTGCATCACCTGAACTTCAAGGGCGAGGAAATTATCTTCCACAGCAAAAGCGGCGCCCTGCATGTAACACGCGGCGAGCATAACCGCCTCACGCTGAATTTCCCCAGCAATCCGCCCCGGCCGCTGCCCGTGCACCCCGATGGCCTGATTGATGGCCTGCGCGCTACGCCCCTAAACATTCTGGCCAGCCCCAACGCCGACCTGATTGCCGTGTTCTCCACCGAAGCCGAGGTGCGCGCCCTCAAGCCCAATTTCCACCACCTAGGCAAAGTGGAATACCGCGGGGTGGTGGCCACCGCGCCCGGCACCGGTAGCGTCGATTTTGTGTCGCGCTTTTTCGGGCCGCGCGTGGGTATTGATGAAGACCCGGTTACCGGCTCGGCGCATACCCAGCTCATTCCCTACTGGGCCGAAAAACTCGGCAAAACCACCCTGCATGCCCGCCAGGTGTCTGCCCGCGGCGGCGACTTATGGTGCGAACTGCACGGCGACCGGGTCCTGATCAGCGGCCAGGCCCTGACGTATCTGAAGGGAGAAATTGAGGTAGGGTAG